A single genomic interval of Chloracidobacterium validum harbors:
- a CDS encoding MutS N-terminal domain-containing protein: protein MSTAATPMMRQYLAIKSQHPGTLLFFPAGRFL from the coding sequence GTGTCCACGGCAGCGACTCCGATGATGCGCCAATACCTGGCCATCAAGTCTCAGCACCCCGGCACGCTGCTTTTTTTTCCGGCTGGGCGATTTTTATGA
- a CDS encoding phosphatidate cytidylyltransferase has protein sequence MSNLVWRVITALVALPLLFWSIWLPTPWLFVAIVVLATLLGLVEYFHLAEKLGFVPFVVIGICGVLGVHGLFYLRAIEFLPALLGLLLGAAMVQGVLTERDFKKSLPSHAATLHGVVYVGVLCGFLIGLKRLEPTELGSRFLTFFFVVIMAGDITAYFVGRAFGRHKLAPLVSPGKTIEGAIGNVLGSLAAAAVVHYWFFPALPLAHAIPLAIVMNIIGQMGDLYESLLKRGAGAKDAAAVLPGHGGLLDRLDSLLFNAPVLYYYAQYGLPPS, from the coding sequence ATGTCCAATCTCGTCTGGCGCGTCATCACGGCGCTTGTTGCACTGCCGTTACTGTTTTGGAGCATCTGGCTGCCAACGCCATGGCTCTTCGTAGCCATTGTTGTCCTAGCCACGCTCCTTGGCCTGGTTGAGTACTTTCATCTGGCTGAAAAACTTGGGTTTGTCCCCTTTGTCGTAATCGGTATCTGTGGCGTACTCGGTGTCCATGGCCTGTTTTACCTGCGCGCCATCGAGTTTCTCCCGGCACTGCTGGGACTGCTGCTGGGCGCGGCCATGGTGCAGGGTGTTCTCACCGAACGGGATTTCAAGAAGTCGCTTCCCTCCCATGCCGCAACCCTCCACGGCGTCGTCTATGTCGGCGTCCTGTGCGGCTTTTTGATCGGACTCAAGCGACTTGAGCCGACCGAACTCGGAAGCCGTTTCCTGACCTTCTTCTTCGTGGTCATCATGGCTGGTGACATTACGGCCTACTTTGTTGGTCGCGCGTTTGGCCGCCATAAGCTGGCGCCGCTGGTGAGTCCGGGCAAGACGATTGAGGGCGCAATTGGAAACGTTCTAGGGAGTTTGGCGGCAGCCGCCGTCGTTCACTATTGGTTTTTTCCGGCGCTTCCCCTGGCGCATGCCATTCCCCTGGCCATCGTGATGAACATCATCGGACAAATGGGCGACCTCTATGAATCGCTCCTCAAGCGTGGCGCCGGAGCCAAAGACGCGGCGGCGGTGCTGCCGGGCCATGGCGGGCTGCTCGACCGACTTGACAGTTTGCTCTTCAACGCGCCGGTGCTTTATTACTATGCGCAGTACGGACTGCCGCCCAGCTAG
- a CDS encoding tetratricopeptide repeat protein, with amino-acid sequence MKPSTAVALAIACLVTGFFIGFAYTNSRNREFIREQAEKARAEAFSASGRPGGVPAGDSPDDAIHRNPNVETAIAEAASKRGDFDTQTKLGFFLAENGRIPEARECFEAAVKLRPEDWQALAILGRLLAAESKYPEAIARFEAAYKLQPNNGQVVVGLANALFDAKRYEDAQKWYEKALTFMPKDVNVITDLGLTYYFRRPQQLDKAMDYFKQSLSIDPNHTLTIQNYAVALLDANRPEEAKPLVAKLEQLAPQNDMLPAIKQRLAQANVTGNIPPH; translated from the coding sequence ATGAAACCATCCACCGCCGTGGCACTTGCCATTGCCTGTCTCGTGACCGGCTTCTTCATTGGCTTTGCTTACACCAACAGTCGCAACCGGGAGTTTATTCGGGAGCAAGCCGAAAAAGCCCGGGCTGAAGCCTTTTCAGCAAGTGGTCGTCCGGGTGGAGTTCCGGCCGGCGATTCCCCTGACGACGCCATTCACCGCAACCCGAATGTCGAAACGGCCATTGCGGAAGCCGCCAGCAAGCGAGGTGACTTTGATACCCAGACGAAGCTGGGCTTTTTCCTGGCCGAGAATGGCCGGATTCCCGAAGCGCGTGAGTGCTTTGAAGCCGCCGTCAAGCTTCGCCCCGAAGACTGGCAGGCGCTGGCGATCCTGGGACGGTTGCTTGCGGCAGAGTCCAAGTATCCAGAAGCCATTGCCCGCTTTGAGGCGGCTTACAAGCTCCAGCCCAACAATGGTCAGGTTGTCGTCGGGTTGGCCAATGCGCTCTTTGACGCCAAGCGTTATGAGGACGCCCAGAAGTGGTACGAAAAGGCTCTCACCTTCATGCCCAAGGATGTCAATGTCATTACCGACCTCGGACTGACCTATTACTTCCGACGCCCGCAGCAGTTGGACAAGGCCATGGATTACTTCAAGCAATCACTCAGTATTGACCCGAATCATACGCTGACGATTCAGAACTACGCGGTTGCCTTGCTCGACGCCAATCGCCCGGAAGAAGCCAAGCCGCTCGTCGCCAAGCTCGAACAACTTGCGCCGCAAAACGACAT
- a CDS encoding tetratricopeptide repeat protein, which produces MAIGVKLTTTRNKRKAEAKAAAAQAAQAAATPPMTPEREALLRPPAFDLFLQRVRQSVEETELPLAKIGLAILIVAVLSGGAYWWYSYNQAKGEQAFAEALALYNAEVKEPPKEGEPTKEDDPPVAGKKIYTDEKTKYTEAATAFDKAAGYASQSFMSRYYAALSRLKLDPAQGIKELRDLSVTPGAVGQLATLALADAVAAEGKIDEAIEHYKQLREKREQAGANAVVSPEVIAFALGKLYEAKQDPAAAAKEYMIAAKSRSVALIGQQAYQRLAAIDPELARQLPEPKLGDDDSF; this is translated from the coding sequence ATGGCGATTGGTGTCAAGCTCACAACCACCCGCAACAAGAGAAAAGCTGAAGCGAAGGCGGCGGCAGCCCAGGCAGCCCAGGCTGCGGCGACGCCCCCGATGACGCCGGAACGAGAGGCGTTGCTGCGCCCACCGGCTTTTGACCTGTTTCTACAGCGCGTGCGCCAGTCGGTCGAAGAAACCGAGCTGCCGCTGGCCAAAATTGGGCTTGCCATCCTGATTGTGGCCGTCCTCTCCGGCGGGGCCTATTGGTGGTATAGCTACAATCAAGCCAAGGGCGAGCAAGCCTTTGCGGAAGCCCTGGCCCTCTACAACGCCGAGGTCAAAGAGCCACCGAAAGAAGGTGAACCAACCAAGGAAGATGACCCACCAGTCGCGGGCAAGAAAATCTATACGGATGAGAAAACCAAGTACACCGAAGCCGCAACGGCTTTCGACAAAGCCGCTGGCTATGCTTCACAGAGCTTCATGAGCCGTTACTATGCCGCCCTGAGCCGCCTCAAGCTCGATCCGGCCCAGGGCATCAAGGAACTGCGTGACCTTTCCGTCACGCCCGGCGCCGTCGGCCAACTGGCGACGCTGGCCCTGGCTGACGCCGTTGCGGCGGAAGGCAAGATTGACGAGGCAATCGAGCATTACAAGCAACTCCGTGAAAAACGAGAGCAAGCCGGGGCAAACGCTGTTGTCTCGCCAGAAGTCATTGCTTTCGCGCTCGGAAAGCTCTACGAAGCCAAGCAGGACCCAGCGGCAGCGGCTAAAGAGTACATGATCGCCGCCAAATCGCGGAGCGTGGCGCTGATTGGACAACAGGCTTACCAACGATTGGCAGCCATCGATCCAGAGCTGGCCCGCCAGCTTCCCGAACCAAAGCTGGGTGACGACGATTCCTTCTAA
- a CDS encoding S46 family peptidase, translated as MYRKLIAGGLALALSSGWLIAPTRAEEGMWLPDTVSTLPLAKMRAKGFTLKPEDIYNPNGPSLKDAIVIIDGGTGEFVSPEGLVLTNHHVAFDGIASLSTPEKDYVANGFVAKNRSEELPTPGYTVQVLDIIKDVTSEILAGVTPDMPAAEREKQIAANRKKVVDAQAQPNRQAQVVEMNSGLQFYLYVYDVFPDVRMVYAPPKDIGYYGGDPDNFEWPRHCGDFTFFRVYANKDNRPAAYAKDNVPYRPKKHLTISMSGYKEGDFTMVMGYPGRTNRYREASSVETNERIQIPLLIDFFSGQIAALEEAAKADRKTALALASQIFGLSNSLKAYQGAQRTLRRVQFLERRRKEEAALAQFIASTPDNQAKYGTVISQLTTLNEEYRPFVATDFLLPRIPGFVSQVAGVANLAVARAVDAEKPAGERNAQLEAQANRVKAFVPTLFRERNLALERQRLVALFELADKQPQGARVAFLDKQFEGKTGDARAAAQRELAQRIIESPYYDTPGRLQVLFELSAAQIKSLDDPGLNFLLALAPEAEASRKRGERYNTEVSPLRARYIAALAASRGNQPFYPDANRTLRFTYGEVKGYTPKDGATYRYYTTLFGVVEKDRGVDPFAAPKAVIDLHRRKDHGRYAEPRFGDVPVNFLSTNDIIGGNSGSPILNGRGEIIGVVFDGNFEGLGNDFLYDYDAQRTISVDIRYVLFLTEKMAGADYLFKEMTFAPASNAAPRR; from the coding sequence ATGTACAGAAAACTCATCGCCGGAGGCTTGGCGCTTGCCTTGTCTTCCGGTTGGCTCATTGCCCCCACGCGGGCAGAAGAAGGCATGTGGCTGCCGGATACGGTCAGCACCCTCCCGCTCGCCAAAATGCGCGCCAAAGGGTTTACCCTCAAGCCCGAAGATATTTACAACCCCAACGGGCCAAGCCTCAAGGATGCGATTGTCATCATTGACGGCGGCACTGGCGAGTTTGTCTCACCGGAGGGGCTTGTGCTCACCAACCATCACGTTGCGTTTGACGGCATCGCCAGTCTGAGCACGCCGGAAAAAGACTACGTCGCCAACGGCTTCGTGGCCAAAAATCGGTCGGAAGAACTGCCGACACCAGGCTACACCGTCCAGGTGCTCGACATCATCAAGGATGTCACCTCGGAAATCCTCGCCGGCGTGACGCCCGACATGCCGGCGGCCGAGCGGGAAAAACAAATCGCTGCCAATCGCAAAAAGGTCGTTGACGCCCAGGCACAACCAAATCGCCAGGCCCAGGTCGTCGAGATGAACAGCGGCCTGCAATTTTACCTCTATGTCTATGACGTGTTCCCGGATGTGCGGATGGTCTATGCCCCACCCAAGGACATCGGCTACTACGGCGGCGACCCGGACAACTTCGAGTGGCCGCGCCACTGTGGAGATTTCACCTTTTTCCGAGTCTATGCCAACAAGGACAACCGTCCGGCGGCTTACGCCAAGGACAACGTTCCCTATCGTCCGAAGAAGCATCTGACCATTTCGATGTCTGGCTACAAGGAAGGCGACTTCACGATGGTGATGGGCTACCCCGGACGGACGAACCGTTACCGTGAAGCCTCGTCCGTCGAAACCAATGAGCGCATTCAGATTCCGCTGTTGATTGACTTCTTTTCCGGTCAGATTGCGGCGCTGGAAGAAGCGGCCAAAGCCGACCGCAAGACGGCATTGGCCCTGGCGTCGCAGATTTTTGGTCTGAGCAACTCACTCAAAGCCTACCAGGGCGCGCAGCGGACGCTGCGCCGGGTGCAGTTCCTCGAACGCCGTCGCAAGGAGGAGGCCGCGCTGGCGCAATTCATTGCCAGTACCCCAGATAACCAGGCCAAGTACGGCACTGTCATTTCGCAGTTGACCACGCTCAACGAGGAATATCGTCCATTTGTGGCAACGGACTTTCTGTTGCCACGGATACCCGGCTTCGTCAGTCAAGTCGCCGGCGTCGCCAATCTCGCTGTTGCCCGTGCCGTGGACGCCGAAAAGCCAGCCGGTGAGCGAAATGCCCAGTTGGAAGCTCAGGCCAATCGGGTCAAAGCCTTTGTCCCGACACTCTTCCGGGAGCGCAACCTAGCGCTCGAACGACAACGGCTGGTCGCGCTCTTCGAGTTGGCCGACAAGCAGCCGCAAGGCGCGCGCGTCGCGTTTCTCGACAAACAGTTTGAAGGCAAAACCGGCGACGCACGCGCGGCTGCCCAACGGGAACTCGCCCAGCGCATCATCGAGTCGCCCTACTACGACACGCCAGGGCGGCTTCAAGTGCTGTTTGAGCTGTCGGCAGCGCAGATCAAAAGCCTCGATGACCCAGGCCTCAACTTCTTGCTCGCGCTCGCGCCAGAGGCGGAGGCGTCCCGCAAGCGCGGCGAACGCTACAACACGGAAGTCAGCCCCCTGCGCGCGCGCTACATTGCGGCACTGGCCGCCAGTCGCGGCAATCAACCGTTCTACCCAGACGCCAACCGGACGCTGCGGTTTACCTACGGCGAGGTCAAGGGCTACACGCCCAAGGATGGGGCGACGTATCGCTACTACACGACGCTCTTCGGCGTTGTCGAAAAGGATCGTGGCGTTGATCCATTCGCCGCGCCCAAGGCCGTCATTGACTTGCACCGGCGGAAAGACCACGGGCGCTATGCTGAACCCCGTTTCGGCGACGTGCCCGTGAATTTCCTCTCGACCAATGACATCATTGGCGGTAATTCGGGAAGCCCGATTCTCAACGGGCGGGGTGAGATCATCGGCGTCGTCTTCGATGGGAACTTTGAAGGGCTGGGCAATGACTTTCTCTATGACTACGACGCGCAACGGACGATTAGCGTGGATATCCGCTATGTGCTGTTTTTGACCGAGAAAATGGCCGGCGCGGATTACCTGTTCAAGGAAATGACGTTCGCCCCGGCAAGCAACGCCGCGCCGCGCCGGTAA